In Aptenodytes patagonicus chromosome 12, bAptPat1.pri.cur, whole genome shotgun sequence, a genomic segment contains:
- the UBLCP1 gene encoding ubiquitin-like domain-containing CTD phosphatase 1, whose translation MSLSLIIKWGGQEYTITSLSEEDTVLDLKQSLKGLTGVLPERQKLLGLKMKGKPADDDVKLGALKLKPNTKIMMMGTREESLEDVLGPPPDNDDVINDFDIEEEVVEVENREENLLKISRRVKEYKVEILNPPREGKKLLVLDVDYTLFDHRSCAETGVELMRPYLHEFLTSAYEDYDIVIWSATNMKWIEAKMKELGVSTNANYKITFMLDSAAMITVHTPRRGLIDVKPLGVIWGKFSEYYSKKNTIMFDDIGRNFLMNPQNGLKIRPFMKAHLNRDKDKELLKLTQYLKEIAKLDDFLELNHKHWERYLSKKQGQ comes from the exons atgtctctctctctcataatAAAATGGGGTGGACAGGAGTATACGATAACCTCGCTATCAGAAGAAGACACAGTGTTGGATCTGAAGCAGTCTCTTAAAGGCCTTACTGGAGTGTTACCAGAGCGTCAAAAACTACTTGGACTTAAAATGAAGG GCAAACCTGCAGATGATGATGTTAAGCTTGGAGCTCTCAAGTTGAAACCAAATACTAAAATTATGATGATGGGCACTCGTGAAGAGAGTTTG GAAGATGTCCTTGGGCCACCTCCTGATAACGATGATGTTATCAATGACTTTGATATTGAAGAGGAAGTTGTGGAAGTAGAAAATAG GGAAGAAAACCTACTAAAAATTTCCCGCAGAGTTAAAGAATACAAAGTGGAAATTCTGAATCCtcctagagaaggaaaaaagctgctgGTGCTAGATGTTGATTATACACTATTTG ACCACAGATCATGTGCTGAAACTGGGGTAGAACTGATGAGGCCATACCTTCATGAATTCCTGACATCTGCATATGAGGATTATGATATTGTAATTTGGT CTGCTACTAATATGAAGTGGATTGAAGCTAAAATGAAA GAGCTTGGAGTGAGTACCAATGCAAACTACAAGATAACTTTCATGTTGGACAGTGCTGCCATGATAACAGTGCACACTCCTAGAAGAGGACTAATAGAT GTGAAGCCTCTTGGTGTTATCTGGGGAAAATTTTCAGAatattacagcaaaaaaaatactattatgtTTGATGATATTGGCCGAAACTTCCTAATGAATCCACAAAACGGACTCAAG aTAAGGCCTTTTATGAAAGCACATTTAAATCGGGATAAAGACAAGGAGCTTCTAAAGCTCACTCAATACCTCAAAGAAATAGCAAAATTAGATGACTTTTTGGAGCTGAATCACAAACATTGGGAAAG